A genomic stretch from Mesoplodon densirostris isolate mMesDen1 chromosome 3, mMesDen1 primary haplotype, whole genome shotgun sequence includes:
- the IL12RB1 gene encoding interleukin-12 receptor subunit beta-1 — translation MCSWVRTGWLGPLQQHRSSSRAAALFEDLMGQRVTRLVPLFLLLLPRQGAEACGTMGCCFQDPPYQYPDADSGLASGPRDLNCYRILSNAGYECSWEYEGPAAGVSHFLRCCLKPGRCCYFAAGSATKLQFSDQDGISVLHAVTLWVESRAANWTEKSPNITLNLYSSVKYDPPPGNIKVSRSAGQLLMEWETPAHQDGAEVQFRHRTPGNPWKWGDCGRQDDAGFESCLCPLEMDTAQEFQLRRRLRPGVPRGPWSSWSSPVCIPPETPPQAKVRFSVEQLRPDGRRQVTLHEQLPQLELPEGCLGPDSGMEVTYHVHLHMLSCPCKAKATRTLRLRKKLILSGAAYDLAVVSRNRFGLGPKQTWHIPAYTHSEPGVLNISTGANRTTMHWPARTQGMTYCIEWQPQGQDESLATCTLTAPQDRDPAGMATHNLSQASGAMWQKECYRITIFASAHPEKPTSWSTVLSTYHFGGNASEAGSPQHVSVKKLSQDSVSVDWTPSLLSTCPGVLKEYVVRCQDEASNQVSELSVKATETQITLQGLRAATAYKVQVRADTAKWRGAWSQPLRFTVAGGGSPPAQALLLPEVQVSELSDLSIFLTSLGSFVSILLLGIFGYLGLNRAVRHLCPPLPTPCASTAVEFSGSQGKQVWQWNSPADFPEEVSQQEALVVNISWDKGERADVDTAGLLKEKMELPLGAPEPALDTELPLKDRKWVQGCPESGTLGPDRQDSLEDSPAQAAGLPLLLGDLRQTPKFRSQGETETSASSYR, via the exons ATGTGTTCCTGGGTGAGGACTGGGTGGCTGGGCCCTCTCCAGCAGCACAGAAGCTCGTCCAGGGCTGCCGCCCTCTTCGAGGACCTAATGGGGCAACGGGTGACCAGGCTGGtccccctctttctcctcctgttACCCCGACAGGGTG CTGAAGCCTGTGGCACCATGGGGTGCTGTTTTCAGGATCCGCCGTATCAGTATCCGGATGCAGACTCAG GCTTAGCTTCGGGCCCCCGGGACCTAAACTGCTACCGGATACTCAGCAACGCTGGTTATGAATGTTCCTGGGAATATGAGGGCCCTGCAGCTGGGGTCAGCCACTTCCTGAGATGCTG CCTCAAGCCTGGGCGCTGTTGCTACTTTGCCGCAGGCTCAGCCACCAAGCTGCAGTTCTCCGACCAGGATGGCATATCCGTGCTCCACGCTGTCACTCTCTGGGTGGAATCCCGGGCTGCCAACTGGACAGAGAAGTCCCCCAACATTACCCTGAACCTCTACAGCTCAG TTAAATACGACCCTCCCCCAGGAAACATCAAGGTGTCCAGGTCAGCGGGGCAGCTGCTCATGGAGTGGGAGACCCCAGCCCACCAGGATGGTGCTGAGGTACAGTTCCGGCACCGGACACCTGGCAACCCGTGGAAGTGG GGCGACTGTGGACGTCAGGATGATGCTGGCTTCG AGTCATGCCTCTGCCCCTTGGAGATGGACACGGCCCAGGAATTCCAGCTGCGGCGACGACTGAGGCCAGGGGTCCCCAGAGGTCCCTGGAGCAGCTGGAGCAGCCCTGTGTGCATCCCCCCCG AAACACCCCCACAGGCCAAGGTGAGGTTCTCAGTGGAGCAGCTCCGCCCGGATGGGAGGAGGCAGGTGACCTTGCATGAGCAG CTGCCCCAGCTGGAGCTTCCGGAAGGCTGCCTCGGGCCCGACTCGGGCATGGAGGTGACCTACCATGTCCACCTGCATATGCTGTCCTGCCCATGTAAGGCCAAGGCTACGAGGACTCTGCGCCTGCGGAAAAAGCTCATCCTCTCGGGTGCCGCCTATGACCTGGCTGTCGTTTCCCGGAATCGCTTTGGCCTCGGTCCCAAACAGACATGGCACATTCCTGCCTATACTCACTCAG AACCAGGGGTTCTGAATATCAGTACCGGAGCCAACAGGACCACCATGCATTGGCCAGCCCGGACCCAGGGCATGACGTACTGCATTGAGTGGCAGCCCCAGGGCCAGGACGAGAGCCTTGCCACCTGCACCCTGACGGCACCTCAGGACCGGGACCCTGCTGGAATGG CAACGCACAACTTGAGCCAAGCATCTGGGGCAATGTGGCAGAAGGAGTGTTACCGCATCACCATCTTTGCCTCTGCACACCCGGAGAAGCCCACCTCGTGGTCCACCGTCTTGTCCACCTACCATTTTGGAGGCAATG CCTCAGAGGCCGGGAGCCCACAGCATGTGTCTGTAAAGAAACTCAGCCAGGATTCAGTGTCTGTGGACTGGACACCATCTCTGCTGAGCACCTGCCCTGGCGTCCTGAAGGAGTACGTTGTGCGCTGCCAGGATGAGGCCAGCAACCAAGTATCCG AGCTGTCAGTGAAAGCCACAGAGACCCAGATCACCCTCCAGGGTCTGCGGGCTGCCACAGCCTACAAGGTGCAGGTTCGAGCAGACACAGCCAAGTGGCGGGGCGCCTGGAGCCAGCCCCTGCGCTTCACTGTCG CAGGAGGTGGCTCTCCCCCAGCCCAAGCTCTTCTGCTTCCAGAAGTCCAGGTTTCTGAGTTGTCCGATTTGTCCATCTTCCTCACATCTTTGGGAAGCTTCGTGAGCATCCTTCTCCTGGGAATCTTTGGGTACCTCGGCTTGAACAG ggctgTAAGGCACCTgtgcccacccctgcccacaccttgtGCCAGCACTGCCGTCGAGTTCTCTGGCAGCCAGGGGAAGCAG GTTTGGCAGTGGAACAGCCCGGCAGACTTCCCGGAGGAGGTGTCCCAGCAAGAGGCCCTGGTGGTGAACATATCCTGGGACAAAGGAGAGCGAGCTGACGTGGACACAGCTGGGCTTCTCAAGGAGAAGATGGAGCTGCCTCTGGGTGCCCCTGAGCCAGCCCTGGACACAGAGCTGCCCTTGAAAGACAGGAAATGGGTGCAGGGATGCCCTGAGTCTGGGACTCTGGGGCCTGACCGGCAGGACAGTCTGGAAGACAGCCCTGCCCAGGCAGCTGGACTCCCGCTGCTCCTGGGAGACCTAAGGCAGACCCCCAAATTCCGTTCCCAGGGAGAAACAGAAACATCTGCCTCCTCTTACAGATAG